The Ziziphus jujuba cultivar Dongzao chromosome 12, ASM3175591v1 sequence AATAGTCTGTGAAGTGGCGTAGAATAGTTTCTGTGGGACTACTTCGCCTCCTACCTAACCGCAGCAGTAGTACTTGGtggaattttcatattttaataatataaataaatggtCAAAATTAGAgcgcaattaaataaataaaagagcaaaagaagtGAAAAGTGGTGACTACTAAAACCCGCATTTTAACATCAAATCGCCGAACCGATCCCTCCCCAAACCTATTGTTCCAGCGTCTATAACCAGGTGGTTCATCTTTCTCTAAATCTGTTTAAGTTTTTATCGtcggaattttctttttccttttgcttttcTGATTCGTAGGAAgttttgctatttttatttttattttttcttatttttgattCCCGCTTTTTCTCTGTTCTTAGTCCTTGTTATGCTTGATATTTTCTTCGATTCCAGATTTCGGACTTTCTGTGTGGGTTTAGTTACCTCTATTCTTAAATTGCGTGTAAAGaaatgggctttttttttttttttttttttttttttttttaatgttagttcACATGTTTtcgctttttcttcttcctcgagTCTTGGATTTGCTTTTTCCTTTGGTTAAAGTCGGAATAGCTTAGAGATATTTGCTTAATGCATAATCTTGATGGAAGTGATAGAAATGTAGGCTGTGAAAATCGTTGTTGAAGAAAGAAATCTTAGattccaaaaaatgaaaaaaaaaaaaaaagatatattttttaggtaaataaataataaatatattttttcttctcatgTGTTTTTCTCTGCAACACAATACCAGTTGGAGCAAGTGCAATTTGTGCAAGAGAGAAAGGAGAAAGATGTGGGGCGTTATAAGGCAAAAAATGAGCACTGGAAGCTCTTCTGTTCTGGTAGACGAACTGTACTCACCTTGATATTTGGCTTATCATAAACAGACCTCAATatctttatttaaatatttgatttttcgcTAATCTTTTGTATTTCTACTGTTTGTTTATTTGTCTACTTGGTCAGGTTTTGGGCCAGAGAATCCGCCCAGCTGCATGTGCTTTTAGAAATTACTCCTCTCCTGCAAAAGAGGTAACCGAGGCTTGTTTCTGTTGTCCCTTTTTGCTTTACTGTTTTATCACTTTGTTTTGTGCTACTTAGTTCTATTGAATCATGGGTACATTGCTCTTAAAGAAAGCAAATTAACTTACAAATTTTGGGAAACTCATAATCATGCACAGATAAATGTGAGAGAGGCTCTGAACTCTGCACTTGATGAGGAAATGTCTGCTGATCCTACAGTCTTTTTGATGGGTGAAGAGGTGGGAAAATATAGTagaatttattttctaatctAGATCTTtgctcttattattattattgttgttgttgtgcttttattttatttatttacttatttatttttttgtatatgcAGGTTGGGGAATATCAGGGTGCATACAAGGTTAGACTTATTGGATTGTAATTTTCTATCTTCTTAAAAGCAACTTTATGGAACTTATACATTTGCCTGATTGTTTGCTTTTACTCTCTATCTTGTATAGATATCTAAAGGGCTTTTGGATAAATATGGCCCTGAGCGGGTCCTGGATACACCAATTACAGAGGTTATTCTCATTACTGGAAATGCTTGTATTGATTTTCTAGTTCTTTTGTATGCTCCTGATTGTTGTGTAAATTATTACCCCACTCAATGACTTGATTAaggtttttgttgttgttatacTGAACTTATAGTtgcaaaggaagaagaagaggttaTTCCTGCTTACTAAATTTGGTTAAAGTTGTGCATAACCTCACTTGTTTTGTATAATCCATGCAGGCTGGGTTTACTGGGATAGGAGTTGGTGCTGCATACCATGGCTTGAAGCCAGTTGTGGAGTTTATGACATTTAACTTCTCTATGCAGGTTTGTGCATTTATCTTTAGGATATGATTTTGCCTTGTGCTTGTTGGTTTTCAATCTATCAGTCTATCAGTCTAAGAATGTAGGTGTTGCTTCCAATATTAGAAGAGTTCGATAGTTTTAAGCAGAAGCTCTTGCTTCAGTGTAGATTTCTTGTTTGTGGCTACTTAAAGTCACTGTTGTGAACTCAGTTATGTTATGTGCTGTAGGCAATTGACCACATCATTAATTCTGCtgcaaaatcaaattatatgtctgCTGGCCAACTATCTGTGCCTATTGTCTTCAGAGGTCCAAATGGGGCTGCTGCTGGAGTTGGCGCTCAGCACTCTCAAGTATTACTCTACCTGCTATGCCTCGTTATTTTTCATGCTGCTCTCTTGATTTGATGATATCTACTCTGTGTGCTGCTCCTATATGCTTCAATTCTTGATATATATGGAGATAATATTCAACAATTGCAAACATGTTCATATGCAGTGTTATGCATCATGGTATGCTTCATGTCCTGGATTGAAAGTAGTGGCTCCGTATTCATCTGAGGATGCTCGTGGGTTGTTGAAAGCTGCCATAAGGGACCCTGATCCTGTTGTTGTGCTTGAAAATGAGTTGCTGTAAGTAATTCACTGCATCTGATCGTGGTGTGTGAGTTGTTGATCATATATTAAGCGTTGTTGATTGGTGTAATTCAATGCTGCAGATATGGTGAATCATTCCCTGTTTCGGCTGAAGTTCTTGATTCCAGTTTTTGCCTTCCAATAGGGAAAGCTAAGGTGATTGCTGAAGCTTAATGAAATTTACATGCaagattttgttgattttactCTTGCATCACAATGTTGTACTCCTGATATGAGTGACATCAACCTTATAATAAAACTTAAACACAGATtgagagagaaggaaaagatGTGACTATTACAGCTTTCTCAAAAATGGTGGGCTATGCCATCAAGGTTTGTCTGTCTTTCCTATCTTTTAATTATCTGGATATGGTATGGGTGATAATTGTATTTAGCAGGCAGTAGGTTTACATGGCAGGTATAGGCTGaatcttatatataatatttaatagttGTCCAATGCAGTCAA is a genomic window containing:
- the LOC107435245 gene encoding pyruvate dehydrogenase E1 component subunit beta-1, mitochondrial isoform X1; this encodes MPLFILLLEDKEKSWSKCNLCKRERRKMWGVIRQKMSTGSSSVLVLGQRIRPAACAFRNYSSPAKEINVREALNSALDEEMSADPTVFLMGEEVGEYQGAYKISKGLLDKYGPERVLDTPITEAGFTGIGVGAAYHGLKPVVEFMTFNFSMQAIDHIINSAAKSNYMSAGQLSVPIVFRGPNGAAAGVGAQHSQCYASWYASCPGLKVVAPYSSEDARGLLKAAIRDPDPVVVLENELLYGESFPVSAEVLDSSFCLPIGKAKIEREGKDVTITAFSKMVGYAIKAAEILAKEGISAEVINLRSIRPLDRATINASVRKTNRLVTVEEGFPQHGVGAEICTSVIEDSFGYLDAPVERIAGADVPMPYAANLERLAVPQIEDIVRAAKRACYRAESVASTA
- the LOC107435245 gene encoding pyruvate dehydrogenase E1 component subunit beta-1, mitochondrial isoform X2, producing the protein MWGVIRQKMSTGSSSVLVLGQRIRPAACAFRNYSSPAKEINVREALNSALDEEMSADPTVFLMGEEVGEYQGAYKISKGLLDKYGPERVLDTPITEAGFTGIGVGAAYHGLKPVVEFMTFNFSMQAIDHIINSAAKSNYMSAGQLSVPIVFRGPNGAAAGVGAQHSQCYASWYASCPGLKVVAPYSSEDARGLLKAAIRDPDPVVVLENELLYGESFPVSAEVLDSSFCLPIGKAKIEREGKDVTITAFSKMVGYAIKAAEILAKEGISAEVINLRSIRPLDRATINASVRKTNRLVTVEEGFPQHGVGAEICTSVIEDSFGYLDAPVERIAGADVPMPYAANLERLAVPQIEDIVRAAKRACYRAESVASTA